The following coding sequences lie in one Miscanthus floridulus cultivar M001 chromosome 9, ASM1932011v1, whole genome shotgun sequence genomic window:
- the LOC136481567 gene encoding uncharacterized protein — MSKSRATWNSRYEKGLVDIMRDHVNIPLFRGQNGWSGEGWRSISEKFTQMYPLACFTKQQLQEKKKELKGSWKAIHVALKDSGVGWNDSLAMVIAEPEKWKKLINDNGKMARFQKKPFPLYEDCTSLYAGSVATGDLNFTSTEHLQPAPLVPIAAPAAPAALAAPAAPVAPVAVSDSTSPGATFDGLDVSSACNEAQSAPSNQDSVQGTSGGRKRKQSHIGAAIDGFVQFKKMQTSKTMEALNEKKKQDETFSVDKCLDEVDTMELTDVEKAYAMNIFKSEIDREVFMKMKNKNVRLIWLKQQISAICRGNVGGGNV, encoded by the exons ATGTCGAAATCAAGGGCTACatggaactctagatatgagaaAGGGCTTGTTGACATTATGAGGGACCATGTGAACATCCCCTTGTTCAGGGGTCAGAatggatggagtggagagggTTGGAGAAGTATCTCAGAGAAGTTTACCCAAATGTATCCTTTAGCATGCTTCACAAAGCAGCAGCTacaagagaagaaaaaggagctAAAGGGCAGCTGGAAGGCGATACATGTAGCGTTAAAGGATAGTGGTGTTGGTTGGAATGACTCATTGGCCATGGTCATTGCGGAACCAGAAAAATGGAAGAAACTGATCAAT GATAATGGAAAAATGGCTAGGTTCCAGAAGAAGCCGTTTCCTTTATATGAAGACTGTACGTCATTGTATGCTG GAAGTGTTGCTACAGGAGATCTAAACTTCACATCAACTGAGCACTTGCAGCCTGCTCCTCTTGTTCCTATTGCTGCTCCAGCTGCTCCGGCTGCTCTGGCTGCTCCAGCTGCTCCAGTTGCTCCTGTTGCAGTGTCTGATAGCACAAGTCCAGGTGCTACTTTTGATGGGCTAGACGTCTCAAGTGCATGCAATGAAGCTCAGTCTGCACCTTCCAATCAAGATTCTGTGCAAGGAACGAGTGGTGGGAGAAAGCGTAAGCAAAGTCACATTGGTGCTGCTATTGATGGTTTTGTGCAGTTTAAGAAGATGCAAACAAGTAAAACAATGGAAGCACTCAATGAAAAGAAGAAACAAGACGAAACATTTTCAGTCGACAAGTGTCTCGATGAAGTTGATACAATGGAACTtactgatgtggagaaggcgtatGCTATGAATATCTTCAAATCTGAGATAGATAGGGAGGTATTCatgaaaatgaaaaacaaaaatgtTCGCTTGATTTGGCTCAAACAGCAGATTAG TGCTATCTGTAGAGGCAATGTTGGTGGAGGCAATGTTTGA